The genome window AAGAATGTGTTTCCTTCACAAAGATAGCCATGATGGCATCCATATCAGCTGTGTTCAGTTGCAACTGTTGACCGATCTCACGAATCAGCTCAATTTCGCTGGCATGCACATGGCCATCAGCCTGACTGATCCCGAATAGCACATGTATCAGTTGCAGTTTTTCAGCAGTATTCATGTGATTGTTGATCTGGCTAGCCACTTCATAAATGAAATAGTCCTGCTCCAGAAGATTTCTGAGGAGCACCAACATTTCCTGGGCATTATCCCGCCCAAAACTCTTGATCAAAAATTGTTTAACATAGTCCAGCTCAGCTTTGACGACTTTACCATCAGCTTTCATTACAGCAGCTAACAGCACTAATAGTGCGATTGCAAAGTCCCCTGGTCTGGTCTGCGCCGATGAACGGAGAGTGCTGGTTTGTGAAGTACTTTGAGCTCCCTCATATTGACTTCCCAGCCACCAGCCGATCAATCCTCCGATCGGACCGGCAAAAGCCCATCCGAGACCTGCTCCAAACATTCTACCAAACATATATTACTCGCTTATTTTATTATTTAATCTCAATGATATCTGTTCCCTTTTCAACGGTTTGACCTGTTTTAACACTAATCTTCACTATAGTGCCGGAAACCGGTGCTTTGATCTCGTTTTCCATTTTCATGGCTTCCATAAGAAAGATAGGATCACCTTCTACAACTTCATCACCGACACTCTGAAAAATTTTGGTGATCAGTCCCGGAATCTGAGCACTAACCAGTCCGGCTTTAATCTCTTGCATGGCATCCCAACCCAGCTCCCTCAAGTGTAGGTGAACCGCGTCCAGCAATTCCATGACCAGAGGAGTGCCATTCACATTCACCCGTTGATCGTCTTTAGAGCAGATACTAACTACGAAGGAACGATTATTCATAAGTACGCTATAGATCCCAGGCTGAACCAGAACTGCTTCAAAATCCAGTTGCCCAGATTCAGATTTGATAATCAGCTTGTCATCCTGAGTCTGGAAATCCACCTGAAGGGTTATTCCGCCACCATTGATCTCAAAATTCATCTGCGGGTTCTCCCTTGCTGTGCTTGGACCCAGTTTGATCTGACTGGGTCAGTTGAAACGTCTCCTTGTGAACGGTGCTTAAGCTGATTACGATGGTGATAAAGAGTAGCACCTGCAACGGTTAACACTTCATCTGTTGAGCTGGAAAGTTCTTGATGCAATTCAGATCTATAGGTAGAGTAGAAATGAGTATCATAGGGACCTTCACGAAAGACCGGATGCCGGACGACTGAACGGCAAAACTGAATGGTGGTTTCGATGCCACCAATATAGAATTCACGCAAGGCTCGTTCACACCGGTTCAAAGCAGCCTCGCGATCCTCAGCCCAACAGGCCAGTTTACCCAACAGGGGATCATAATAAGGCGTGATCTCCATGTCCTGTCTGATAGCGCCGTCAAAACGGGTTCCAGGGCCATCAGGGATCTGCAGCATGATGATCTTACCGGTAGAGGGTGTAAAGTCCTGAGCAGCATCCTCAGCATAGATACGACATTCTACAGCATGACCTGAGATTGTGACCTTGGCTTGCTTCAGTGACAATTCTTGCCCGTCAGCGATACGAATTTGCTCTGCGACAAGATCAATTCCAGTGATCATTTCCGTGATGGGATGTTCAACCTGTAAGCGGGTATTCATCTCCAGAAAATAAAAATGCTTATGCTTGTCTACCAGGAACTCAACCGTACCAGCACCCACATAATTGCAACTACGGGCAGTTGCTACTGCTGCTTGCCCCATGCGCTTTCTGATTTCGGCATTAATGAAAGGCGAGGGTGATTCCTCAATGACCTTTTGATA of Candidatus Neomarinimicrobiota bacterium contains these proteins:
- the accC gene encoding acetyl-CoA carboxylase biotin carboxylase subunit, which translates into the protein MFKKILVANRGEIALRVMRTCREMGIETVAVFSEADRTAPHVLFADEAYLIGPAPSNESYLRYDKILEVARLSGTDAIHPGYGFLSENTDFAQQVADAGIVFIGPPAEAIKTMGDKTMARQSMLRTDVPVVPGTEEAISNVEEALTIALEIGFPVLIKAAGGGGGKGMRIVESAETFNDAVAQAQRESQSAFGDDRVYIEKYLEEPHHIEFQILADQHGNIIHLNERECSIQRRYQKVIEESPSPFINAEIRKRMGQAAVATARSCNYVGAGTVEFLVDKHKHFYFLEMNTRLQVEHPITEMITGIDLVAEQIRIADGQELSLKQAKVTISGHAVECRIYAEDAAQDFTPSTGKIIMLQIPDGPGTRFDGAIRQDMEITPYYDPLLGKLACWAEDREAALNRCERALREFYIGGIETTIQFCRSVVRHPVFREGPYDTHFYSTYRSELHQELSSSTDEVLTVAGATLYHHRNQLKHRSQGDVSTDPVRSNWVQAQQGRTRR
- a CDS encoding acetyl-CoA carboxylase biotin carboxyl carrier protein subunit; translated protein: MNFEINGGGITLQVDFQTQDDKLIIKSESGQLDFEAVLVQPGIYSVLMNNRSFVVSICSKDDQRVNVNGTPLVMELLDAVHLHLRELGWDAMQEIKAGLVSAQIPGLITKIFQSVGDEVVEGDPIFLMEAMKMENEIKAPVSGTIVKISVKTGQTVEKGTDIIEIK
- a CDS encoding TerB family tellurite resistance protein, with protein sequence MFGRMFGAGLGWAFAGPIGGLIGWWLGSQYEGAQSTSQTSTLRSSAQTRPGDFAIALLVLLAAVMKADGKVVKAELDYVKQFLIKSFGRDNAQEMLVLLRNLLEQDYFIYEVASQINNHMNTAEKLQLIHVLFGISQADGHVHASEIELIREIGQQLQLNTADMDAIMAIFVKETHSYYKILEILPSASDQELKKAYRFMAAKFHPDKVQHLGPDFQKMAEEKFKAINEAYQQIKAERGL